In Calliopsis andreniformis isolate RMS-2024a chromosome 6, iyCalAndr_principal, whole genome shotgun sequence, a single genomic region encodes these proteins:
- the LOC143180119 gene encoding uncharacterized protein LOC143180119 — MSAKEQLSFELQGIFDEFTRVRDAYVAMKAYCDAQEETLALEKERSKRMKGNIEKLSTTYLLLEKRYKSTLEELKTEKENLCKTVEDLKEQCDHLRLIGIDRNGNDEQICKLQDEIEVLKVQMQLQEEKHNEDVAILKQRHSDEIKRYKVLLQNSKQDVATNQSRKRGPPKNVDKNKKNTFFFRWPELDIQKVSNTLPLSDEEEIENNKNNGNKRRKLFQEDRDAVFNIV; from the exons atgtcGGCGAAAGAGCAACTCAGCTTCGAGCTTCAAGGAATATTCGATGAATTTACAAGAGTTCGAGAC GCATACGTAGCTATGAAGGCTTATTGTGACGCTCAGGAAGAAACGTTAGCGCTGGAAAAAGAACGTTCGAAAAGAATGAAAGGAAACATAGAGAagttatcgacaacttatttacTTCTCGAGAAACGATACAAATCGACCTTAGAAgaattaaaaacagaaaaagaGAACTTGTGTAAAACAGTAGAAGATTTGAAAGAACAGTGCGATCATTTGCGTTTAATTGGAATTGATCGTAATGGAAACGACGAACAGa TATGCAAGTTACAAGACGAAATAGAGGTTCTCAAAGTCCAAATGCAGCTGCAAGAAGAAAAACATAATGAGGATGTTGCTATACTTAAACAGCGACACTCAGATGAAATAAAGAGGTACAAGGTGTTGCTGCAGAACTCAAAACAAGATGTTGCTACT AATCAGAGTAGGAAAAGGGGACCACCGAAAAATGTAGACAAAAATAAGAAGAATACATTTTTCTTCAg ATGGCCTGAGTTGGACATTCAGAAAGTCAGCAATACTCTTCCTTTGTCTGACGAAGAggaaattgaaaataataaaaacaacGGGAACAAGAGAAGGAAATTATTTCAGGAAGACAGGGATGCTGTGTTTAACATTGTTTAA